DNA sequence from the Antedon mediterranea chromosome 7, ecAntMedi1.1, whole genome shotgun sequence genome:
ggttgctacgacgatgcaaatggaacataatttgaaatatggaaaacaaattctcctagaagaaattctttttaaaattagagcttctaATTAGTTACTGGAAATTGCCATTTCAAGGGTTGGGGTAGGGGTGCGGccacttataattatgaactgaaacaacaaaacccctttcataatgttttcgttcaattgtctctatatctggggatccaataacctgcatggtctctgaaatagagcaacataattggccaatagctagcctcttcggatttgttgtgctgcctatatcgcacacacggtagttttcgagcagccttcctatccgaagagtcTATTTAAGTCCGAAACAAAAGGATGGAAGAGCTATTGTACGGAAAATccgaacagatctgttttgtacgatatgatattgtgtaaggtgatatgtattaaattgcaagattaaacaaaatattttatttttgttctgtggtatattatttttttggttgttcaaaaaacacaaaattatgccagattatgctaaaaacggctaaataatgccgcggcattatgccagatgccgtgggcctctaaataatgccaaaaagcataataatgccagaaatggcaactatgaGTACGATATAGGCCTAAGCAATACGTTTTTAACACGTGAAACCCCGGCTAAAAGGAGGCATCTCTATGAAACGGACACTTCAATCAAGCGAACGATaggcaatatatatatatggcgaCTGTGTTTAAACTCAATGTACATTTTGTCCCCTTCATTTCACATCTGGTGTTTTGCTGTATTTTAAAACCTAGCTAAACTAACAAGTTTGTTGTATGCGAAGTCATgcgtttaaaaaatatttcttgatatacattttttttatacattaatattcatgatcGTCTTTTTTTCTTCAGAATATTAACAGCATTCAGGTAATCCAGTGCATTTCGTACGTAtaactatgtaggcctatctttTGCAAATacagtgtataacaaaatcttaatttataaaacatgaggtttttatttttaatttcgtCTAATTGGATCACTCAAACCCTCCTGTCTAATAAAAGAAACGTTTAACGTAATCATCACCTAAATAGACCACCAGAACGTAATAATTGTTCTTTTAAACAGGTCGTTTGCCAAACATTGGCTAATCTGCACAAGCAATGCATCGGCATGCACAGAGTGTCTAAATTAAATGTTGATGGTAAATGTTGACCAATAATAATACACAGTTCTTTTATGGCGTTGGTGTGCTCTCCAACACCTGAGCAAGCGCTAAGCCCATTCAGCAGGCGCGAAACGTTTACCTTACAGTCTTCCTTCAAACATACCGTGTAATTAATGTTTGGACAGGCACAATGTTACgctattgactgagtaattagTAAACTAGTGCCAATATCAACCAAACAGTAATTAAACTGATAGTTTTAACAAAGCAGTTTGAAGTACATTatgtaaataacattttattgtaCAGCGTATTCATTTCGGTATCCATACAAAACATTTGGATTTACTCGTTTAGTTAGATTACTTATTCAATTGGTCAAATCCCTCGCATCTTTTATTATCTTTGTAGAGAAtcaactgtaggcctatatactttaGCACACCTGGGATGACGCGGAACAAGTGGATTACACTTGAGTGTTATTGTAGTGCCTATTCTTGAATTAATTGGATTTTATAACGAGTGTAGCACGTCTTTTCAAGTTTGGTAAAGTTGCGATTATGAATAAAAGAAAGGAAACGATGGGATCAAAAAAACGTTTAGAAATGTACACATCACACGTGTTTGACTAAACTAACCCAAAAATGCAAAACAaatcaaactaaataaataattcaatttattatcatgaataattgataataacttattgatttatttcaattcaaaagCAAGTAGtaacattataaattataatataactataatGAAAAGTAAATGTCATCACAGACAAACAGGAATGTAgcctatatataattattttattctaataTTTAAGATTTTATATAGGAAATACTAGTACACAAGCAAGAGAAATATCAAAATACGTAACTTTATGAAATTTACAAAGCCTACAATGCACAATATTATATTCCGGATTAATAATACAAAGATATTATAGTAAAccaatatctctatggtaacACATAATAGTTTGTAGTAATTAGGTTATAGCCATTGAATGTACGCTGCTAAAAGTAGCCATTCAATAGAGGGCGATAAGCAGCTGTtttggtaattttttttaatgaattagcGAAGAAAAATCCCACAACAGTTATTACTTCGTATTTATAGAAACATTGAAAAACAGGTatggaattttttttaatgtatcgATCATGTGTAAAAGAAGAGACGTTTGCGGAACAAATTAGAAACCCGTTAAAAGTAGTTAGTTTGCCATACCATTAAATATCAAAAAAcgtttacagtatatattgcTGCACGTTGTAAATGCAAAGTTAAATACAAAGTTTACAATGGTGAAAGTTGTACAAAAATAGATAGAATGTCATATATTATGAATAATACATAGGGGTCCTAATGTTTAGAGACCGGAAAAAAGATATATTGGCCTTGGCATATTGAGCCTTGTCGATAGTCTATTTCTTAGCTAATATATCAAACTTGTTTGGAACGATTACATCCATAATTATTGAACTATCGTCAAGGCTAGGAAGCTTGTTTCCTTCAACGCCTGAGAGATGAAATCGCTTGAAAATCATTACCAGGAACATCCCAAGTGCTGTCATCGACATTTCCTCAGCTGGACATTTTCTCAAACCTGGCGATAacaaaaacttttatttattataactttGAGTATCctaaattcaagaaaataatgGGGGAAAAAATGgtaatattatttaacatgTATTTGTGATATGATCAACGAATAAAAGTGGTAGATTACTGaacaaaagagaaaataaaactGTAACCCATACTTGTAATGACacttatatataataattcaaagTGCCGAAAATGGAGCAACGAATTTTCTATTGATACTGGGTCAGATCATACTAGAAAATCTCACAAAATGCGGTATAATCCACACATCTTACCTGATCCAAATGGCATAAAGCCAGGCGGATCGTTCTCCATGTCCAACCAACGTTCAGGTTTGAAAGCTAACGGCTCTGGCCAAGATTCTGCGTCATGATTTGGTCCCCAAAGGTTTGAGAAAATGATAATACCCTTCTTAAATGTGTATCCTTCAAATTGTGTGTCCTTACTTGAACGACGCGGCAATAATTGACCAAATGGGGTAGCCAGTCTCAAAGATTCCTGTAGAAAAATAATTTAgtgtttgattatttttatcattttcttGGAGGCCATCTTCCACTAACAATAGATAGTTTACGTAGAACATACATTATACACATAAACATAGCATTAGTAGGCCCACTACATAATTACAATGTATAATTGAGAGGTACTTATAGTGAAGATGatgctcaaaatgttaagaattATCAACCTTGATAACTGCATTCAGATACGGCATTTTCCTAATTACGCTTTCCGAAACATCATCGACATCCGATATAAAGCGGTCTATCTCCTCGCGTATCTGAAATAATTACGGTATATGTGTTAATACGGAGGGGTGCGTAAAGTTACATGAAAATCAAATATTAACTAGTTAAATATTAACttaaagacattttttatttactatttataagACTATAGACTTGAAACTGAAATTTACAATACCTTATCTTGAACATCACTGTGCTGTATTATGAACACAATAGTCCACTGAATTGCACTGCTCAGGCAATAGTAAAACGGAAAGAGATGCTTAACATTGTTAACAATCTCTTTCACATCCAATGTGGTTTCCCCAACACCTCCTAAGTAACCGTCTATCAGATCTTGGATGGTATCTTTCTTGAAGGTTTCGCGATGCGAGTCGATAAACGGCTGCAACGCGGTTTCCAGTCGGCCATGATCTTGGCGCATGGATGTGTACATTGGTGTTCTCCAAAACCATTGTACAATATTCGCTGGCGATCCCTTAAACCTGTGATTGATATTGCTCACGAGTGTCTCCTCTAATTTGTGAAATTTCTCATCGTCATAGTCGAATCGTTCACCTCGGTTGATTGTGGATGCTAGTAGAATATTACAGACAGCCTGGTTCAGAAGATCACTGGCGTTGACAAGCTCGTTCTTGCCAAAGACAGTACTGACTGCTTTAGCCTCTTTCTTTATTAGACCCTCTATGTCCATACATTTTAATACCTCTTGTAAAAATGGTTTTCTTTCTTCTGCGCCTCCTAACCAGTCTTCCCACGAAATACTTCCTAcaaatattcaaataaaaagaaatctcTTGCAAATATAATAAAAGTTACTTTTTGCCTACTGTACTCTTTTGTTAAATGCTATACCATTAATGCAAACTTATGGTGACTAAATTTTAAGAAATTCCATGAAGTCAAATAAACTAAGTGTGTAGGTGTTATAACCATAACCTTATAATTAACAtgaattgattggttgattgctCAGTCTTATCTTATCTACTATGCTTATCTACAACAtacttattaggcctacattacctGCAAATCCGATCTTCTCTAGTACCGCAGGCCTCCACCTATCTCTGCTGAAGTTATTGTCATTTTCTGATCCAGGTTCATAAGCCTTCTCAAGTACACTAGCACCGCTAAGTACGATAACATCTCCCACTGGGCCAAAATTTATCTTAAATACTGGTCCGTATTCCTTGCTCCATCTAGTATACGTCTTTGGAGGTTTACCTTCATATTTAATTTGGGGTATATGTCCTAATATCAAAGATTTCGGCGGTCCTCGCAATTTCTTGCCCGATTCTTCGCTTTCTGTAGCCATGTTATGTTGTTGATTTCAAAATGTCTAATGATCAGATCTTACTGTAGAAAATCTGAATAATCCGACAActattcaatttaaatattcGTCGGAAAGCCAGGATCAATGAGAGGAGCACGTGACCACGCTATTTAACCTATGAAATCATGCATAGCGCTTTATAATTTAAAACGGAAAAACGTAATAGATAAGCGATGCCGAAATCACATTTTCTATAGTTACCAGTCTCTCGCACTGAAAAAAACACCTCATACGCGGGGTTCCAACCCAAAAGCACACAGCGTAAAGTAGGCACAGAAGCTCCGATGGAAACGTTTTCATTTAGAAATTAATTGTACGTCGATAGATGAGAATTTCTCCATTGTTAAGTGTtcttagttttattttattaactatttatattaattatttaattgcaaATGTGAAAcgaaacatttttattatcgTAACACGGAAAcgattatataaaataacaatcgGCATGTACGGTAAACAACAGTGCAGTATTTATACcatttatagtaggcctaccatatttATATCTAACGTAATAACCACAACCTCAACAGTCaatgaatataaatacagtaatatgaaATCCTAGAAAAATATAAAGCGATGTTATAGCCGAAAACATCTTATTCACGGGTGATAGCAATATACATAAATTAGTATATA
Encoded proteins:
- the LOC140054733 gene encoding cytochrome P450 1A1-like, whose protein sequence is MATESEESGKKLRGPPKSLILGHIPQIKYEGKPPKTYTRWSKEYGPVFKINFGPVGDVIVLSGASVLEKAYEPGSENDNNFSRDRWRPAVLEKIGFAGSISWEDWLGGAEERKPFLQEVLKCMDIEGLIKKEAKAVSTVFGKNELVNASDLLNQAVCNILLASTINRGERFDYDDEKFHKLEETLVSNINHRFKGSPANIVQWFWRTPMYTSMRQDHGRLETALQPFIDSHRETFKKDTIQDLIDGYLGGVGETTLDVKEIVNNVKHLFPFYYCLSSAIQWTIVFIIQHSDVQDKIREEIDRFISDVDDVSESVIRKMPYLNAVIKESLRLATPFGQLLPRRSSKDTQFEGYTFKKGIIIFSNLWGPNHDAESWPEPLAFKPERWLDMENDPPGFMPFGSGLRKCPAEEMSMTALGMFLVMIFKRFHLSGVEGNKLPSLDDSSIIMDVIVPNKFDILAKK